A single window of Aspergillus oryzae RIB40 DNA, chromosome 8 DNA harbors:
- a CDS encoding uncharacterized protein (ankyrin repeat): protein MVDPNEYTVGWICAITTEYVAAQAFLDEKHESSAYLSPQNKNDYTLGRLANHNVVIAVLPIGEYGTSSAARVAETMLHSFPNVRIGLMVGIGGGAPSADHDIRLGDIVVSTPSNNHGGVFQYDYGKTIQGQRFFPTGYLDQPPAVLRAAVNGLQARYEIEGHHLAGDIDQALERNPRLRKKYGRPDPASDRLYQSHIVHPPHDKSNCTISCGDDPSTLVLRNPRTEDEDSPIVHYGLVASANQLMKDACMRDKLTMEKDVLCFEMEAAGLMNHFPCLVIRGICDYSDSHKNKAWQGYAAMAAAAYTKDVLRRISPQHVQAEKKIMEILSTVKTIHETTQDIDRGVKRLRQLGDDQEYQAVINWLTPVNYALQQNDFIARRQEGTGEWFLNSTEFKQWLSQSKQTLFCPGMPGAGKTMITATVIDHLYRTYQNKPKTSITYIYCNFRQQHQQRYTDLLLSLLKQLVQGQPFIPNAVRVLYDECKGRGSRPSHEGILSTLYSVAASYSRLFILIDALDECQVSNEDRERFLRIVFGVQERTKANILVTSRFVHEIEKRFGESIRLEIRASDMDVQRYIEQRLQSFPSFVLHNPALQAEIKTNLARAVEGMFLLAKLYLDSLVYKTTPKAIRCVLADLEVTSAERSDNGQKSKVLDHAYNQAMERIRGQAPEHQKLANRVLSWIACATRNLTLSELRHGLAVEFNTPELDEDNMPDIEQAVSVCAGLVIVDEKSNAVRLVHYTTQEYFERTYNEWFFQGHINITKACLTYLSFKDFDGDHFLTPMKMAMRTWSNPLYYYAALNWGYHARKAYMEEDKLVLDFIHNTSKLLVCGHFIRQGQLGRGLGSVDMESMHLTACLGLSKSMSILLEGSHDVDPRDSLYMTPLLWAAMQGHEAAVKLLLENGADVNSADAWGMTSLSWAAKRGHEAVVKLLLEWSADTEEKTRKGDTPLIMAAEEGHEAVVRALLGGNAIIEARNKSGYTALLLAVQNGHEAVVSLLLEKGANTEIKGYLDRTPLLIAVENRDDAMVRLLLNKNPNIEARDSKGLTPLSLAAWGGDETVVRRLLERNANINSKCGRGFTAFYLAAKGGHKAVADLLKEARAL from the exons ATGGTCGACCCCAACGAGTATACCGTCGGTTGGATCTGCGCAATCACTACCGAATACGTCGCTGCGCAAGCATTCCTTGACGAAAAGCACGAAAGCTCAGCATACCTGTCCCCGCAAAATAAGAATGACTACACCTTAGGCCGACTCGCGAACCATAACGTGGTCATCGCTGTACTGCCAATCGGCGAATATGGCACCTCCTCAGCAGCGCGGGTGGCCGAGACTATGCTGCACAGCTTTCCGAATGTGCGAATCGGCCTGATGGTCGGCATCGGCGGAGGTGCGCCAAGTGCAGACCATGATATTCGGCTTGGGGACATCGTGGTCAGCACCCCTTCGAATAACCATGGGGGTGTATTTCAGTACGACTATGGCAAGACCATCCAAGGGCAGAGGTTTTTCCCAACAGGCTACCTAGACCAGCCGCCCGCAGTTCTGCGCGCGGCTGTAAATGGGCTTCAGGCGCGATATGAAATCGAGGGTCATCATTTAGCAGGTGATATTGATCAAGCCTTggaaagaaacccaagattGCGGAAGAAATACGGACGACCGGATCCAGCCAGTGATCGGCTGTACCAAAGTCATATTGTTCATCCTCCACACGACAAATCTAATTGTACAATAAGCTGCGGGGATGATCCCTCTACCCTCGTGCTGCGGAACCCTCGTacggaagatgaagacagcCCGATAGTTCATTATGGGCTGGTCGCTTCCGCGAATCAGTTGATGAAAGATGCCTGCATGCGGGATAAGCTGACTATGGAAAAGGACGTTCTATGTTTTGAAATGGAGGCAGCGGGGCTAATGAATCACTTTCCCTGCTTGGTCATTCGTGGTATCTGTGACTATTCTGACTCCCATAAGAATAAGGCGTGGCAAGGGTATGCGGCAATGGCAGCGGCTGCCTACACGAAGGATGTATTGCGTCGGATCTCTCCTCAACATGTgcaggctgagaagaagattatgGAAATTCTCTCCACAG TTAAAACTATCCATGAGACGACCCAAGATATTGATCGCGGCGTCAAAAGGTTACGCCAGCTCGGCGACGACCAAGAGTACCAAGCTGTCATTAATTGGCTTACACCGGTGAACTACGCTCTCCAACAAAATGATTTCATTGCCCGGCGGCAAGAAGGAACTGGAGAGTGGTTCCTGAATTCAACTGAATTCAAGCAATGGCTTAGCCAAAGCAAACAGACCCTATTCTGTCCTGGTATGCCTGGAGCAGGTAAAACAATGATCACCGCAACCGTAATCGATCATCTTTACCGTACATACCAGAATAAGCCCAAGACTAGCATCACGTATATCTATTGCAATTTCCGAcagcagcatcaacagcGGTACaccgaccttcttctcagcctgtTGAAGCAGCTAGTCCAAGGACAGCCTTTTATTCCCAATGCTGTGAGAGTACTTTACGATGAATgcaagggaagaggaagccgaccTTCTCACGAAGGAATCTTAAGTACTCTGTATAGTGTTGCTGCCTCTTACTCGAGACTTTTTATCCTCATCGATGCACTGGACGAATGTCAAGTCTCCAATGAAGATCGGGAACGATTTCTCCGCATAGTCTTTGGTGTTCAGGAGCGGACCAAGGCGAATATTCTTGTAACTTCTCGTTTTGTTCATGAGATTGAAAAAAGATTTGGGGAAAGCATCCGCTTGGAGATCAGAGCTAGCGACATGGACGTGCAGCGATATATTGAACAGCGACTGCAAAgctttccatccttcgttTTACATAACCCTGCTTTGCAGGCAGAGATTAAGACTAATCTTGCTCGGGCAGTTGAGGGAAT GTTTCTTCTCGCAAAGCTTTATCTTGACTCCTTGGTTTATAAAACAACACCTAAGGCCATCAGGTGTGTGCTTGCAGATCTTGAGGTTACATCCGCGGAAAGATCAGACAACGGCCAGAAGTCCAAGGTTCTAGATCACGCATACAACCAAGCCATGGAGCGGATTCGTGGCCAAGCGCCAGAGCACCAAAAGCTTGCTAATCGAGTCTTATCATGGATTGCCTGTGCTACAAGGAACCTTACATTATCAGAGCTACGGCACGGGCTTGCTGTTGAGTTCAACACACCAGAGCTTGACGAAGACAATATGCCAGATATTGAACAGGCCGTCTCGGTATGTGCGGGCTTGGTGATAGTAGACGAAAAGAGTAACGCAGTTCGGCTTGTCCACTATACAACGCAAGAGTATTTTGAACGTACCTACAACGAATGGTTTTTTCAGGGGCATATTAATATTACAAAAGCTTGTCTGACCTACTTATCGTTTAAAGATTTCGATGGTGACCATTTCCTAACCCCAATGAAAATGGCCATGAGAACATGGTCAAATCCTCTGTATTATTATGCTGCGTTGAATTGGGGATACCATGCCAGAAAGGCCTacatggaagaagacaagcTTGTCTTAGACTTCATCCATAACACGTCCAAATTGTTGGTCTGCGGTCATTTTATACGACAAGGCCAGCTTGGCCGTGGTCTTGGGAGTGTAGATATGGAAAGCATGCACCTTACAGCGTGTCTAGGGCTATCAAAGTCCATGTCAATTCTGCTAGAAGGATCACATGATGTCGATCCAAGAGATTCCCTTTACATGACTCCACTACTGTGGGCTGCCATGCAGGGCCACGAAGCAGCAGTAAAGCTACTTCTAGAAAATGGCGCAGACGTTAACTCAGCAGATGCATGGGGAATGACTTCACTGTCCTGGGCTGCCAAAAGGGGTCATGAAGCTGTGGTTAAGCTCCTGCTGGAATGGAGTGCTGATACCGAGGAAAAGACTCGCAAGGGCGACACGCCTCTTATTATGGCCGCTGAAGAAGGCCATGAGGCGGTGGTACGAGCTCTACTCGGCGGAAATGCTATAATTGAAGCAAGAAACAAGTCCGGATATACTGCACTTTTATTGGCTGTTCAAAATGGGCATGAGGCGGTTGTCAGTCTCCTGCTGGAGAAGGGTGCTAATACTGAAATCAAGGGGTACCTTGACAGAACTCCGTTGCTGATAGCCGTTGAAAATCGTGATGATGCAATGGTAAGGCTGTTGCTCAATAAGAACCCCAATATAGAGGCAAGAGATTCGAAAGGCCTGACCCCGCTCTCATTAGCCGCTTGGGGCGGCGATGAGACGGTAGTGCGACGTCTGCTAGAGAGGAATGCGAATATAAATTCGAAGTGCGGCAGGGGCTTCACTGCGTTCTATTTAGCAGCCAAAGGTGGTCATAAAGCCGTGGCAGATCTTCTTAAAGAGGCAAGAGCATTATAG
- a CDS encoding uncharacterized protein (predicted protein) gives MSRQIDRLAQPANKKKMKVVIASCSRSGTLGLLAAMRILGFSPYHMTEACFSGPVHMKILEEAVIAQHNRFSGIKRYERVDFDKWLSDYDCFIELPSYLGSQALEVYAEDPDVKFILTHRDPDKWVTSMDNTIANVVRMATSFPMNILKHFDIILKGFFRLNQVMFWAMSDGTNPGDPNNEAALRRNYVE, from the exons ATGTCTCGCCAAATTGACAGGTTGGCTCAACCAGctaacaaaaaaaagatgaaagTCGTTATCGCCAGCTGCAGCAG ATCGGGTACTTTGGGGTTGCTCGCCGCCATGAGGATACTAGGCTTTAGTCCGTACCACATGACCGAGGCTTGTTTCAGTGGACCGGTACATATGAAGATTCTAGAGGAAGCCGTGATTGCACAGCATAATCGCTTCTCAGGTATCAAGCGATACGAAAGGGTTGACTTCGACAAGTGGTTGAGTGATTATGAC TGCTTCATTGAGCTTCCCAGCTATTTAGGCTCGCAGGCTCTCGAAGTATATGCCGAAGACCCGGATGTCAAGTTTATTCTGACACACCGTGACCCAGACAAATGGGTGACATCAATGGACAACACTATCGCCAATGTAGTGAGAATGGCAACTTCGTTCCCTATGAATATCTTGAAACActtcgatatcatcctcaAAGGCTTCTTCCGTCTCAATCAAGTCATGTTTTGGGCTATGTCCGACGGGACAAACCCTGGGGATCCGAACAACGAGGCCGCGCTTCGTAGGAACTATGTTGAATAG